The Gloeobacter violaceus PCC 7421 DNA window GCAGCGCCGAAACGATCTGCTCGGGGGCGGCCTGCGACTGTACCTGCCAGACGTTGGCCAGCAGCGGCCGCACCTCGGAACCGGCGGCACTGGAGACGGTCGCGGTATCGAGGGGTTTGTCGAAGGCGATGGTCAACAGCCGGTCGCTGACGTCCTGCTCGACCGCCTCGGTAAAGCGACCGATAAAATCAGCCACTTCCCCCTCCACCCCCGACCAGGCGACGATCGACTTGGAGACATCGACCATATAGAACTGCTCGTCCTCCCCAAGGCGCTCCTTGAGTCGGCGCTGCAAATTAAAGGGCAGATCGGAGCTATTGAGCAACCAGACGTTCTCCATCGGGCGCGCCTGGGGCTTGAGCTCATCGATGAAGCTCACCAGATCCGGATAAGCGCTGAGCGGCTGTTTGAGTTCGTAGGCAAATAAATACAGCATGATCCCTCCGGTATTCCGCGCGATACTCCATCGAAATCATCGTAGGCAGTTACCCATACTCGCTCATCCCCACAAAGGCAGACCCCCCATTGGCCCTTCCCGATCTGCGCTTCTCCACAAAGGTAGACACACACCGATCCGTCCAGCTGCTACAATGCCGCTGCGCTCAAGCGCAATGACTTGTTCGGCCTTGGCCCTGGGGCTACCTTCTCTAGTCGGGCATCATGCCTAGGTATCGCCCGATAGAGACCTGAAGTCCATGGAGTTGATGCTCATTGGCCTGGCCCTCGTCATTCTCACCCTCGCCGACCGGCCCCGCACCCACAGCCGTCGCCCCAACAACGCCGATGGAAACGCCCGCAGTTGAAACCTATTTGCTCACCAATCGGCTTTTGACCGAGCCGCAACTGGTGCGCGCCCGCGAACTGGTGCAACTGTGGCAGGGCAGTCTCCCCATCGTGCTCTGGAAATTGGGCCTTATTGACCTTAACACTTTTGCCATCCTGCTCGAACTCTAGCGGCAGATGGGTCGAGGCAATACCAGCCGGCCCCGGTGCGCCTGACGCACCGGGGCCGCTTGTTCGAGGCTCACGGCGCCTCTTGTCGGGCACTGCGGCGATTGAGCCACCACAGACCGACTGCCCCCAGCACGATTCCGGCGAGGCTGACCAACTGGGCGGTGCGCAGCGGACCCACCATCAGCGAGTCGAGGCGCAACCCTTCGATCCAGAAGCGTCCGACACTGTAGGCCAGGGCGTACAGACAGGCGATGCTGCCGGGCCGCAGATTTTTAAAGCGAAAGAACACAAACAGCAACAGGGCCAGTACCCCCAGGTTCCAGAGCGATTCGTACAGAAACGTCGGGTGGTAGTAGGCAAAGGCGGCCATCCCGGGCGGGCGGTTGGCCTCGGGGATAAACAGTTTCCAGGGCAGATTGGTGGGGGCACCGTAGGCTTCGGAATTGAAAAAGTTGCCCCAGCGGCCAATGGCCTGGCCGAGGATGAGCCCCGGGGCGGCCAGATCTATCATCGTCAGAAGCGAATAGCCGTTGCGGCGGCAAAAGAGCCAACCGGCGAGCAGCCCCCCCAAGATGGCGCCGTGGATGGCGATGCCCCCTTCCCAGATGGCAAACACCTTCCACCAGGGTTCCCCGGCGAAGCGCTGCCACTCGAAGAGTACATAGTACAGCCGCGCCATCGGAATCGCCCCCACCACCAGCCAGACGACCAGATCCGAGAGCACCTCCGGGGCGACCTTGCGCTCGGGGGCCAGTTTCTGCGACAGCAGCGTACCGGCAATGATTCCCGCGAGAATGAGCAAGCTGTACCAGCGGACCGCAAAGCCGCCAATCTGAACGATAAGCGGTCCCGGGGAGGTGAAGCCGGTTTCCATGGGCACCGTCAGGTGGGAATCAATTCACCGGGGCGCAGACGCGACCAGCGGCCGGGATCGCTCACGAAGCTTTCACAGCCGACCACGTCCCACTCCATGCCCTGGCCGTAATCGTAGATGTTGACGTTGATGACCGGATGAATCGGCTCGAAGGAAGGTTCCTCCGTCAGGTGCGGCTGCTGGTGGATGGTCTCGACCTGGTGATAGGTCTGGCAACGATCCACGAGCGCGCAATTGATGCAGATGCACATAGGCGGATCCTGTGGAGAGCACGGGAGGGCGACAAGCCTCCCATCGCCTCAAGGCTAGCATCCCAAGCCGCAGGCGACCGATCCGGATCAACCTTCCGAGAGGTTGGGATCTTGCCGCTCGCGCTTGGGCGAGGGGATCAAAAAGCCCACCAGCCCCCCCGCCAGAAATCCGCCGAAATTCTGGACAATCAGCGACCAATCGGAGGTGCGGGTGAGCACCGGGCCGAGGCCGAAGGCCACGAACAAAATGAACCACATCGGTGAGGACACCAGAAAGCCCTTCCAGCTGAAGTAACCACCCCTGTCGCGGCCGTGGCTGGCAAAACCGGCCACCAGACCGCCGCAAATCGAAAGCACAAAGGTGAACAGCCAGTGCTCGCGCGGAATGCCCGGTACCGAGGCGCGCCCACCCTGGCGGATCGACACGTCGATGGCGTTGACCGTCTCCATCAGCGCTTTGCTGCGGCCGTTCTCCTGGACGTAGAACAGATTGCCGTAGCGGCCCTGCAGTTCCTGCCAGAAAACCCGCGGCAGCTTCTCGCGCACCGCCATGCCGATGTTGAAATCGAGGGGGTTGTTCTCCAGGACATTGAGCACCACCAGGATCGATCGTTCATCGAGTCCCCAGTAATCGCGCACCGCCCTGCCGGGCGACTCGATTTTTTGGGTCAAAACCCGCACCTTGAAACCGGAATTTTTCTCCAGTGCCGTCAGCTGCCGGCCCAGCACTTGGCGCTGCTGCGGCGTCAATTGCTCGGCGATATCCAACACCGGCACCGGCGGCTGCGGGAGGTTGACCTCGGCCCGCACTGCCGGACACGCGAGTGCCAGCCCCAATAATCCACCGAGAAGCCAACCCATCCTGCCCATAGAACAACCCGCGTCCTTTTTTTCAAGTGTAATGGTGCTGGTGAGGATTGGCTCATCTGCTTATTTACAAAGGTTGCAGTGGGGGGAGCGGAAATTTGCGGACGACCCACTCTTTTTCGATAGCCGAACGGCTATGATTGTGGGCGATAAGGACGGCAGATGAGCGAAGTTCTCTAGAGTTGTTGGCAGTAGCCTATGGATCTGCAGGAAGCGCTAGAGAAGATATGGGAGAGCCAGCGCTACCAGACCAAGTCTCCCCTCGAAGCGCTCAAGTACCTCCAGCAGGAGGTGCTGGAGGCGCAGCTTGCCTGGCTGCGCAGCAATCCCGACAAAGCCCGTCAAAAGATTTGTGAGGCCCTACCCCGCCTTCTGGTAACGATGCGGCTGTTGGGACTCGATCCGCAAGGAGTGCTCGAGCAGAAGGCGGCCGGGGCTACCCAGCGCCAGCGGATCATGTACATCATCGGCAACCGCGTCGAGGTGCGCGTCGGCGACGAGTTGCGCGGCAGTTGGACGATCTGGTCGGAGGAGGATCTGCGCGAGGTCCACAACCTGGCGCGGGAATTTGAATGTATCCTGGTTCACACCCCCCCCGAAGATGCCAACAGTTACCAGGTAGGTTTTTTCAACAGCGGCGGCAATGGGAGCAGCTATCCGTCTTCAAAAGCTTCTGGCTGAGCACGGTATCGCCTCCCGCCGTAAAGCGGAGGCATTGATCGTCTCAGGTCAGGTGTGCGTCAACGGCACGGTCGTCGATCGGTTGGGCACTCGGGTCGATCCCCAAATTGATCTCATCGAAGTGTTCGGCCAGCCGTTGCACTGCATGCCGCCGTTGCTCTATGTCCTTTTGCACAAGCCGGTCGGTTGGCTTTCGACCTGCTTTGATCCGCGTGGGCGGCGGACGGTACTCGATTTGTTGCCGGCTGAATGGCGGACGGGCCAGGGTCTGCACCCGGTGGGCCGTCTCGATTGCGACAGTTCGGGGGCATTGATTGTCAGCAACGATGGGGAGTTCACCTTCCGGCTTACCCATCCGCGCCACCAGTTGCCTAAAACCTATCGAGTCTGGGTGCGTGGCCGACCGACGGCGGCAGTACTCGGGCGCTGGCGCGCGGGCGTCGTGCTTGAGGGCCAAAAGACGTTGCCGGCGGCGGTCACGGTCGTGAGCCGGGCTGCTGAGGCGACGGAGCTGGAGGTTGTCCTGGTCGAAGGCCGCAACCGCCAGATCCGCAAGGTGGCCGAGCTTCTGGGGCATCCGGTCGAGCGGCTGCACCGCACGGCCATCGGCCCTGTTGCCCTGGCGGGACTGCCCCCGGGCGCCCACCGTTTATTATCCGCTTCTCAAATCGAACGACTACTGCAAGCCACTGGAACCTTCGACTTATGACAACCGAGAGTTTTCAACCCGACTCGCTCAAATCGGTGGGCTCATTGCTTGCGAGAGGCCGCCAGCAACGCGGCTGGTCGGTTGACGACGTCTCGGAGCGTACGCGCATCCCGAGGCGCTATTTGCTGGCTATCGAAAGCGGCCAGACTGACCATCTGCCGGAGCCGGTGTACGTGCGCGCCTTTATCCGCAAGTACTCCGACCTAGTTGAACTTGACGGCACAGAACTGCTCAGAGAACTGCAACCCGCCGCTGCGGCCGCCGAAGCAGTGACGGCCGGTACCCCCATCGAGCGGGCCAGTGCCTCGCTCGGCAAGCCGACTTTGCGCCCCTTTCACGCCTGGTTGCTCTATGGGGCCCTGGTGATCCTGGCCCTCGGAGGATTTTCGTACCTGCAGCGCTCGCAAGAACCCGAGGTGGTCTCGGCGGTCAAACCCACCAAGCCCGCACCGACCAAACCTGCCCAGGGCAAAACCCAGAAGCCGCCCGCCAAACCGACAACCCAGGGGGCCGGTGCTTTCGGCCCGCCCGCCCCCGCTTCTAAGGGATTGCAGATGCAACTTGCGATGACCCAGGCCTCCTGGGTGCGGGTGATCGCCGACGGCCGCAAGGCCTTCGAAGGCGAATTGCCCGTGGGAGCAAAGCGCGACTGGCAGGCCGAAAAGCAATTTACCGTACGGGCCGGCAACGCCGGGGGCGTGCTCATTACCCTCAACGACCGCTCCCTTGGACAGCTAGGCAAATCCGGGGAAGTCGTCGAGCGCGTCTTTCGTCCGGAACCCTGAACAGACCGCGAATCTTCTCTGTGTTAGGATCCCCATCGAGTCATCCGTGTGAGGGTGTTGCGTGGGCCTTTTCAGTCGGTTTTCCCGAGACATGGGAATCGACCTGGGTACAGCCAATACGCTGATCTACGTCGCCGGTCGGGGCACGGTGCTCTTCGAGCCGAGTGTGGTCGCCCTCGACGAGCGCACCGGCAAAGCCCTGGCCTTCGGCGAAGCCGCCCGGCAGATGCTCGGGCGCACCCCCGGCAGCGTTGTCACGATCCGGCCTTTGCGCGATGGGGTGATAGCCAACTTCGACGTCACCGAGATGATGCTTAAGCACTTTATCCAGCGCGTGCACAATGGGCAGTACCTTGTCTCCCCGCTGATTGTGATCGGGATTCCAAGCGGGGTGACCAGCATCGAGCGGCGGGCGGTGATGGAGGCGGCCATCCGGGCGGGGGCGCGGGAGGTGCGCCTTGTGGACGAGCCGGTGGCGGCGGCTATCGGTGCCGGTTTGCCGGTGAGCGAACCGACCGGCACGATGATTGTCGATATCGGTGGCGGTACGAGCGAAGTGGCGGTCCTCGCCCTCAAAGGCACGGTGCTCTCCGAGTCGGTGCGCGTCGCGGGCGACGAACTCACCGAATCCATCGGCACCTATCTCAAGAAAGTGCACAACCTGGTAATTGGCGAGCGCACCGCCGAGGGGATCAAGATGCAGTTGGGCACAGCCTATCCCCAGCGCGATGAGGCGGCCGGCAAAATGGAGGTGCGCGGCCTGCATCTGCTGTCGGGGTTGCCGCGGACCGTGGTGGTCCGGGCGGCGGAGATCCGCGAAAGTATGCACGAACCGCTCTGCGCGATTGTGGAGGCGGTCAAGCGCACCCTGGAGCGCACACCGCCGGAATTGGCCGCCGACATCGCCGATCGCGGCATCGTGCTGGCGGGGGGCGGAGCCCTGCTGCGCGGTCTGGACGATTTGATTTCCGATGAAACGGGGGTAGCGGTGCACGTCGCCGAGAATCCGCTCGGTTGTGTGGCCCTTGGCATCGGCCGCGTACTCGAAGACTTCCAGCGTTTGGAGCGGGTGCTGGGCGGCAGCATCAAGCGGCTGAGCGATCGATAGAGGGGTGCAGCGGTGGTTGAGCGGCTCAGGCGGTGGTGGATACGGTTTGGACTGGTCGCGGTGGCGGGGCTGCTGGCCTTGGGTTTGGGCTGGTGGATGCGCCAGTCGGGCGGCGCGCTCATCGCGGATCTATTTGGCCTGGCCGCTTCGCCTTTTGTCTACGCCGGTCCGACCCCCGCTCAAAAGCGGGACGATCGCGCAAGCCAGATGCAGGGACGCCTGGAGGCGCTCTACTACGAAAACCGGGAACTGCGCAGTCTGCTTGAACTGGAGGAGAAGCTCGACCTCAAGACGATCACTGCCCAGGTGATCGGCCGCAGTGCCGATCACTGGTGGCAGGGCATGGTCGTCAACCGCGGCGGCGAGGACGGCGTGAAGGTGGGTTCGTCCGTGCTCAGCGACGGCGGCGCGGTGGTCGGCCAGATCAGCGAGGTCTCGGCGCGCACCAGCCGCGTGCTGCTGCTGTCGGATCCCGGCTCGCAAGTCGGGGTGATGGCGGTGCGCCCGCGGCTGATGGGTATTCTGCAGGGGCGACGGCGCGAGCAGGCGACGGTCGAATTTTTTGAGCAGCAACCGCTCAAACCCGGCGAACTGATCGTTACCAGCGGCCTCAGTTCGCGCTTTCCCGCCGGTCTGCCGGTGGGCCGGGTGGTGGGCCTCGACAAGAACCAGGCCGTACCCCGCGTCAAGATCGCATTTCTTGCCCCGATCGGCCGCCTCG harbors:
- a CDS encoding DUF2949 domain-containing protein, producing METPAVETYLLTNRLLTEPQLVRARELVQLWQGSLPIVLWKLGLIDLNTFAILLEL
- the lgt gene encoding prolipoprotein diacylglyceryl transferase — protein: METGFTSPGPLIVQIGGFAVRWYSLLILAGIIAGTLLSQKLAPERKVAPEVLSDLVVWLVVGAIPMARLYYVLFEWQRFAGEPWWKVFAIWEGGIAIHGAILGGLLAGWLFCRRNGYSLLTMIDLAAPGLILGQAIGRWGNFFNSEAYGAPTNLPWKLFIPEANRPPGMAAFAYYHPTFLYESLWNLGVLALLLFVFFRFKNLRPGSIACLYALAYSVGRFWIEGLRLDSLMVGPLRTAQLVSLAGIVLGAVGLWWLNRRSARQEAP
- a CDS encoding Ycf34 family protein, which codes for MCICINCALVDRCQTYHQVETIHQQPHLTEEPSFEPIHPVINVNIYDYGQGMEWDVVGCESFVSDPGRWSRLRPGELIPT
- a CDS encoding TPM domain-containing protein encodes the protein MGRMGWLLGGLLGLALACPAVRAEVNLPQPPVPVLDIAEQLTPQQRQVLGRQLTALEKNSGFKVRVLTQKIESPGRAVRDYWGLDERSILVVLNVLENNPLDFNIGMAVREKLPRVFWQELQGRYGNLFYVQENGRSKALMETVNAIDVSIRQGGRASVPGIPREHWLFTFVLSICGGLVAGFASHGRDRGGYFSWKGFLVSSPMWFILFVAFGLGPVLTRTSDWSLIVQNFGGFLAGGLVGFLIPSPKRERQDPNLSEG
- a CDS encoding pseudouridine synthase, with product MGAAIRLQKLLAEHGIASRRKAEALIVSGQVCVNGTVVDRLGTRVDPQIDLIEVFGQPLHCMPPLLYVLLHKPVGWLSTCFDPRGRRTVLDLLPAEWRTGQGLHPVGRLDCDSSGALIVSNDGEFTFRLTHPRHQLPKTYRVWVRGRPTAAVLGRWRAGVVLEGQKTLPAAVTVVSRAAEATELEVVLVEGRNRQIRKVAELLGHPVERLHRTAIGPVALAGLPPGAHRLLSASQIERLLQATGTFDL
- a CDS encoding helix-turn-helix domain-containing protein, whose amino-acid sequence is MTTESFQPDSLKSVGSLLARGRQQRGWSVDDVSERTRIPRRYLLAIESGQTDHLPEPVYVRAFIRKYSDLVELDGTELLRELQPAAAAAEAVTAGTPIERASASLGKPTLRPFHAWLLYGALVILALGGFSYLQRSQEPEVVSAVKPTKPAPTKPAQGKTQKPPAKPTTQGAGAFGPPAPASKGLQMQLAMTQASWVRVIADGRKAFEGELPVGAKRDWQAEKQFTVRAGNAGGVLITLNDRSLGQLGKSGEVVERVFRPEP
- a CDS encoding rod shape-determining protein; the encoded protein is MGLFSRFSRDMGIDLGTANTLIYVAGRGTVLFEPSVVALDERTGKALAFGEAARQMLGRTPGSVVTIRPLRDGVIANFDVTEMMLKHFIQRVHNGQYLVSPLIVIGIPSGVTSIERRAVMEAAIRAGAREVRLVDEPVAAAIGAGLPVSEPTGTMIVDIGGGTSEVAVLALKGTVLSESVRVAGDELTESIGTYLKKVHNLVIGERTAEGIKMQLGTAYPQRDEAAGKMEVRGLHLLSGLPRTVVVRAAEIRESMHEPLCAIVEAVKRTLERTPPELAADIADRGIVLAGGGALLRGLDDLISDETGVAVHVAENPLGCVALGIGRVLEDFQRLERVLGGSIKRLSDR
- the mreC gene encoding rod shape-determining protein MreC — protein: MVERLRRWWIRFGLVAVAGLLALGLGWWMRQSGGALIADLFGLAASPFVYAGPTPAQKRDDRASQMQGRLEALYYENRELRSLLELEEKLDLKTITAQVIGRSADHWWQGMVVNRGGEDGVKVGSSVLSDGGAVVGQISEVSARTSRVLLLSDPGSQVGVMAVRPRLMGILQGRRREQATVEFFEQQPLKPGELIVTSGLSSRFPAGLPVGRVVGLDKNQAVPRVKIAFLAPIGRLEWVKIYPGEPAVKIEPPPPPPPPPIAEPAAPQPAASTPTGATTAKPAPPTPSAPAEVTIAKPKAAVPPASTPLVPKLKPSPAPEPEGQTPPTFPLKPAASPRLSTPDTDIAPGGTPKPAVPRPSEAPAPSTTPESVPAEAPAPPPASSTTAGEGAVSPENRNGAPADATLSAPPIY